Proteins from a single region of Chitinibacter bivalviorum:
- the amrS gene encoding AmmeMemoRadiSam system radical SAM enzyme yields the protein MSNVIGRYWQRLNDGRIECNVCPRACKLHEGQRGACFVRMCENQQIVLTTWGRSSGFCIDPIEKKPLNHFYPGSSVLSFGTAGCNLACKFCQNWDISKSREMDTLMDSATPAMLAAAAQQHGCKSIAFTYNDPVIFLEYAVDVATACRAAGIKTVAVTAGYIDGPARVEFFSLMDAANVDLKGFTERFYHKLCGAELAVVLDTLKYLYHETAVWLEITTLLIPGENDSDAEIQAECEWVMRELGPDVPLHFTAFHPDYKMRDLPPTPAATLTRAAQIARRCGLHYVYTGNVHDTQGGTTHCPACNAPLIVRDWYQIVSYQLSNSGQCPLCGEQIAGHFGVYQGCFGAQRKPIRLMASR from the coding sequence ATGAGCAATGTCATTGGGCGATATTGGCAGCGTTTAAACGATGGTCGCATTGAGTGCAATGTGTGCCCGCGCGCCTGCAAACTGCACGAAGGTCAGCGCGGCGCGTGTTTTGTTCGTATGTGTGAAAACCAGCAAATCGTGCTGACCACATGGGGGCGCAGCTCGGGGTTTTGCATCGACCCGATCGAGAAAAAACCGCTGAATCATTTTTATCCGGGCTCCAGTGTGTTGAGCTTTGGTACAGCGGGCTGCAATTTGGCGTGCAAGTTTTGCCAAAATTGGGATATTTCCAAGTCGCGGGAAATGGATACGCTGATGGATAGCGCCACGCCCGCGATGCTGGCGGCCGCTGCGCAGCAGCATGGCTGCAAAAGTATTGCGTTTACCTACAACGACCCGGTGATTTTTCTGGAATACGCCGTCGATGTCGCCACGGCGTGTCGCGCGGCAGGGATCAAGACGGTGGCGGTAACGGCGGGCTATATCGATGGCCCAGCGCGGGTCGAATTTTTCTCGTTGATGGATGCGGCCAATGTCGATCTGAAAGGTTTTACCGAGCGGTTTTATCACAAACTCTGCGGTGCGGAGCTGGCCGTGGTACTCGATACGCTCAAGTATCTGTACCACGAAACGGCCGTGTGGCTCGAAATCACGACGCTACTGATCCCGGGTGAGAACGACAGCGATGCGGAAATCCAAGCCGAATGCGAATGGGTTATGCGCGAGCTTGGCCCTGATGTACCGTTGCATTTCACCGCCTTTCATCCCGACTACAAAATGCGCGATTTACCGCCTACGCCAGCCGCTACGCTCACGCGTGCGGCGCAAATCGCCCGCCGTTGTGGCTTGCATTATGTGTATACCGGCAATGTGCATGATACGCAGGGCGGGACGACGCATTGCCCTGCGTGTAATGCGCCACTGATCGTGCGGGACTGGTATCAGATCGTGTCGTATCAGCTGAGCAATAGTGGCCAATGCCCCCTATGTGGAGAACAGATAGCGGGGCATTTTGGTGTGTATCAAGGCTGTTTTGGGGCGCAGCGAAAACCGATCAGGTTGATGGCGAGCCGCTAA
- the amrB gene encoding AmmeMemoRadiSam system protein B, which translates to MFSMRSIRPPAVAGLFYPDDAAVLRRDIQDRIGHPKAHLPTPCALLVPHAGYVYSADIAASAYRLLAGGAAFERILLLGPAHRVAFRGFALPSVVAFHTPLGDVLVNEGMRQIALGLSGAVLDDAPHAQEHSLEVQLPFIQTLLPQCSILPIVVGDARREDLVRLIATLWDEQTLVILSSDFSHYSPYADAQRHDAKTMQHILAAEPLLNGEDACGCHALNALLVVAKARGLVAQQLDLRNSGDTAGDRVRVVGYGAVAWFGAVQPSTLSVQQKAVSHHEALGAALLQLARLNVAATVGIELDVDMPDLPELHEAGSTFVTLEREGRLRGCVGSIASARRLLDDVAHNARAAATQDWRFAPLSRAEWAGLRIEVSLLSRPAPFEVTSEQDACDQLVPLRDGVILEYHHHRATFLPQVWESLPEPRDFLAQLKLKAGLSAHFWSPEIRLQRYQVERWQAAEEVEP; encoded by the coding sequence ATGTTCTCAATGCGATCCATTCGCCCACCTGCGGTCGCGGGGTTGTTTTATCCCGACGATGCTGCTGTTTTGCGCCGTGATATTCAAGACCGCATTGGCCATCCCAAAGCTCATTTGCCTACGCCCTGCGCCTTGTTGGTGCCGCATGCGGGTTATGTCTATTCGGCCGATATTGCGGCCAGCGCGTATCGCCTGCTGGCGGGCGGCGCGGCGTTTGAGCGCATTTTGTTGCTGGGCCCAGCGCATCGCGTGGCGTTTCGCGGTTTTGCGCTGCCTTCTGTTGTGGCGTTTCACACGCCATTGGGCGATGTGCTGGTCAATGAAGGAATGCGGCAGATCGCCTTGGGTTTGTCTGGCGCGGTGCTCGATGATGCACCGCACGCGCAAGAGCATTCGCTGGAAGTTCAACTGCCGTTTATTCAGACGCTACTGCCACAGTGTTCGATCTTGCCCATCGTGGTCGGCGATGCGCGGCGTGAGGATTTGGTGCGGCTGATTGCGACTTTGTGGGATGAGCAAACGTTGGTCATCCTTAGCTCCGACTTTTCGCATTATTCGCCCTATGCCGATGCGCAGCGGCACGATGCGAAGACGATGCAACACATACTGGCCGCCGAGCCACTGCTCAATGGCGAGGACGCTTGTGGTTGTCATGCGCTCAATGCATTGCTCGTGGTCGCCAAAGCGCGTGGCTTGGTCGCCCAGCAACTTGATTTACGCAATTCAGGCGATACTGCCGGAGATCGCGTACGCGTCGTCGGCTATGGCGCGGTGGCTTGGTTTGGGGCGGTACAACCATCAACTTTATCTGTGCAGCAGAAGGCGGTCAGTCACCATGAGGCATTGGGCGCCGCCCTGTTGCAATTGGCGCGTCTTAATGTGGCGGCGACGGTGGGGATTGAGCTTGATGTGGATATGCCCGATTTGCCCGAGTTGCATGAAGCAGGCTCAACCTTTGTGACGCTGGAGCGAGAAGGGCGGCTACGTGGTTGTGTCGGCTCAATAGCTAGTGCTCGCCGCTTGCTTGACGACGTGGCGCACAATGCGCGCGCGGCGGCGACGCAGGATTGGCGTTTTGCGCCATTAAGTCGCGCCGAGTGGGCGGGTTTAAGGATAGAAGTGTCGCTCTTGAGCCGACCTGCGCCGTTTGAGGTGACGAGTGAACAGGATGCTTGTGATCAGCTGGTACCGCTGCGCGATGGCGTGATTTTGGAATACCACCATCATCGCGCGACTTTCTTGCCGCAAGTGTGGGAGTCATTGCCAGAGCCGCGCGATTTTCTGGCGCAACTGAAACTCAAAGCTGGCTTGAGTGCGCATTTTTGGTCGCCTGAGATTCGTTTGCAGCGCTATCAAGTTGAGCGCTGGCAGGCTGCTGAGGAAGTCGAGCCATGA
- a CDS encoding spore coat protein U domain-containing protein, with translation MKRTLIAALLSLTTVLASGTALAASKNVQINANVVGACEFVDGQDATIDMGNLSGNGSGSYLQSADIHFWCSKGISYQVSADHGQHAVGNQNNLEVAGHKLPYELILSEVSGTGRGIDLPQELRASAMIHQTDVANAYVANGYTDTVVVTVTF, from the coding sequence ATGAAACGCACTTTGATTGCTGCCCTTTTGAGTTTGACCACGGTATTGGCCAGCGGTACCGCTTTGGCTGCATCGAAAAACGTGCAAATCAATGCCAATGTGGTGGGCGCCTGTGAGTTTGTTGATGGCCAAGATGCCACCATCGATATGGGTAATCTAAGTGGTAATGGTTCTGGCAGCTATTTGCAAAGTGCTGACATCCATTTTTGGTGTAGCAAAGGCATTTCGTATCAGGTGTCTGCCGATCACGGCCAGCATGCCGTGGGCAACCAGAATAATCTGGAAGTGGCAGGCCATAAATTACCTTATGAGCTGATATTGAGTGAAGTGTCGGGTACTGGCCGCGGCATTGATTTGCCCCAAGAGCTCCGAGCTTCGGCGATGATTCACCAAACCGACGTCGCCAATGCGTATGTCGCCAATGGCTATACCGACACCGTCGTCGTCACCGTTACTTTTTAA
- a CDS encoding VF530 family DNA-binding protein, whose amino-acid sequence MSAPQKNNPQHGITLEQMLTDLVDHFGWKGLHKQIPLQCFFNEPSIKSSLKFLRRTPWAREKVEALDASLRGKG is encoded by the coding sequence ATGAGCGCACCGCAAAAAAACAACCCGCAACACGGTATTACGCTGGAGCAAATGCTGACTGATCTGGTCGATCATTTTGGCTGGAAAGGCCTGCACAAGCAGATTCCACTGCAGTGCTTTTTTAACGAGCCATCGATTAAATCCAGCCTGAAATTCCTGCGCCGCACGCCGTGGGCGCGGGAAAAAGTCGAGGCGCTAGATGCCAGCTTGCGCGGCAAGGGCTAA
- a CDS encoding B12-binding domain-containing radical SAM protein produces the protein MTAFRVLSLIPPMTQLNTPYPSTAYITGFLRSTAGGQIDAVQEDLALALVLRLFSRQGLAEIRDAAAKIPPRKQSHQVQHFLLNFDHYDATITPTIAFLQGRDSTVSHRIVSRAFLPEGARFAPIDAYTIDDQEDTMAWAFGALGTQDRARHLATMYLNDLSDVIREAIDPRFEFVRYAESLAMSQPTFQPLAAALAVEHNLVDATLHDLTLATIDQHQPNLVLVSVPFPGAVYAAFRIAQSIRAQYPEIKLALGGGFVNTELRELTEPRVFDYFDFVTLDDGERPLLALIEHLKGKRSQQRLVRTFVREEGKVKYINLMEADVPFSEVGTPTWDGLPLDRYLSLLDMLNPMHRLWSDGRWNKLTIAHGCYWKKCSFCDVTLDYISRYETTTAEMLVDRIEAIIAETGQTGFHFVDEAAPPKMLRALAEELLRRKVSISWWGNIRFEKSFTPELCQLLADSGCIAISGGLEVASDRLLKLMKKGVSVDQVARVTYGFAEAGILVHAYLMYGFPTQTIQDTVDALEYVRQLFGAGCIQSGFFHRFACTVHSPVGQNPEEYGIELIELPPVSFAKNDVGFIDNTPIDHDLMGRGLNKALYNFMHGIGLDEDLRSWFDCKVPRSTVPRQFIERALQNRG, from the coding sequence ATGACTGCCTTTCGTGTTTTATCCCTCATCCCGCCGATGACCCAGCTCAATACGCCCTACCCTTCGACGGCGTACATCACGGGCTTTTTACGCTCGACCGCGGGCGGTCAGATCGACGCGGTACAGGAAGATTTGGCGCTGGCGCTGGTATTGCGGCTGTTTTCGCGCCAGGGTTTAGCCGAAATTCGCGATGCGGCGGCCAAAATACCGCCACGCAAGCAAAGCCATCAGGTGCAGCATTTTCTGCTCAATTTCGATCATTACGACGCCACCATCACGCCGACCATTGCCTTTTTGCAGGGTCGCGATAGCACAGTGAGCCACCGCATTGTGAGCCGCGCCTTTCTACCCGAAGGCGCGCGCTTTGCGCCGATTGACGCCTACACCATCGACGATCAGGAAGACACGATGGCGTGGGCCTTTGGTGCGCTCGGCACGCAAGACCGCGCCCGCCATCTGGCGACCATGTATTTAAATGATTTATCCGATGTGATCCGCGAAGCGATTGATCCGCGCTTTGAATTTGTGCGTTATGCCGAATCACTGGCGATGTCGCAGCCGACTTTTCAGCCGCTCGCCGCGGCGCTGGCGGTCGAACACAATCTGGTCGATGCGACCTTGCACGATCTGACTCTGGCCACGATCGACCAGCATCAACCCAATTTAGTGCTGGTATCAGTCCCCTTCCCCGGGGCGGTATATGCCGCATTTCGAATTGCACAAAGCATTCGCGCCCAATACCCCGAGATCAAGCTCGCGCTGGGCGGCGGCTTTGTCAATACCGAATTGCGCGAGCTGACCGAGCCGCGCGTATTTGATTACTTTGATTTTGTCACGCTCGACGATGGCGAGCGCCCGCTGTTGGCGCTGATAGAGCACCTCAAAGGCAAACGCTCACAGCAGCGTTTGGTGCGTACCTTCGTGCGCGAAGAAGGAAAGGTCAAGTACATTAACCTAATGGAAGCCGACGTGCCTTTCTCTGAGGTCGGTACGCCGACTTGGGATGGTTTGCCACTCGATCGCTATCTGTCGCTGCTCGATATGCTCAACCCCATGCACCGCCTATGGAGCGATGGGCGCTGGAATAAGCTGACGATTGCGCACGGCTGCTACTGGAAAAAATGTAGTTTTTGCGATGTGACGCTCGACTATATTTCGCGCTATGAAACCACCACCGCCGAAATGCTGGTAGATCGCATCGAGGCGATTATTGCGGAAACAGGTCAAACGGGTTTCCATTTTGTCGATGAAGCCGCGCCGCCCAAAATGCTGCGCGCGCTGGCCGAGGAGCTATTGCGCCGCAAAGTATCGATTTCATGGTGGGGCAATATTCGCTTTGAAAAATCCTTCACACCCGAGCTGTGCCAATTGCTGGCCGATAGCGGCTGTATTGCGATTTCAGGTGGGCTGGAAGTGGCTTCCGATCGCCTGCTCAAATTAATGAAAAAGGGCGTTTCAGTCGATCAGGTGGCCCGCGTGACTTACGGCTTTGCCGAGGCCGGCATTTTGGTGCACGCCTACTTGATGTACGGATTTCCAACACAAACGATCCAAGACACCGTCGATGCGCTCGAATACGTACGCCAGCTGTTTGGCGCTGGCTGTATTCAATCGGGCTTTTTCCACCGCTTTGCCTGCACCGTGCATTCACCGGTGGGGCAAAACCCCGAGGAATACGGCATTGAGCTCATTGAGCTGCCGCCCGTTTCATTTGCCAAAAATGATGTCGGCTTTATCGACAACACACCGATTGATCACGATTTAATGGGGCGCGGCCTGAATAAAGCGCTGTATAACTTTATGCATGGTATTGGCCTCGATGAAGACCTGCGTAGCTGGTTTGATTGCAAAGTACCGCGCAGCACCGTGCCGCGCCAATTTATCGAGCGGGCGCTGCAAAATCGGGGCTAA